Proteins from a single region of Salipiger sp. H15:
- a CDS encoding DUF2927 domain-containing protein, producing MLPQSRPSGLRPELPAHVDVPRQSLASYDLEVYYARVQADLLSQGLLRTDGGGPDTPITDTMLARNFERIALAEEYARGEGLKPSRGELGRVKKWVKPVRVSLEFGAHVPPDQRVTDRNMLTQYVDRLAHITGHPLTMSESNPNFHVLFMSEDDKADIAPRIRQIVPDVNPTALAVFDNLPREIHCLVIAFSDEPGGYAYGQAIAVIRSEHPDLLRRSCIHEEVAQGLGLGNDSPEARPSIFNDDDEFALLTSMDEMLLKILYDPQLKPGMDAATVRPIVLDLAAQMTGGLGPS from the coding sequence GTGCTGCCTCAGTCCCGCCCCTCGGGGCTGAGACCCGAGCTCCCGGCGCATGTCGACGTGCCGCGCCAGTCGCTCGCGAGCTACGATCTCGAGGTCTATTACGCGCGCGTGCAGGCGGACCTGCTCTCGCAGGGGCTGCTGCGCACCGATGGCGGCGGGCCCGACACGCCGATCACCGACACCATGCTGGCGCGCAACTTCGAGCGCATCGCGCTGGCCGAGGAATACGCCCGCGGCGAGGGGCTCAAGCCCTCGCGCGGCGAGCTCGGCCGGGTGAAGAAATGGGTCAAGCCGGTGCGCGTCTCGCTCGAGTTCGGCGCGCATGTGCCGCCCGACCAGAGGGTGACCGACCGCAACATGCTCACCCAGTATGTCGACCGGCTCGCCCACATCACCGGCCATCCGCTGACGATGTCCGAAAGCAACCCGAACTTCCACGTGCTGTTCATGTCCGAGGACGACAAGGCCGACATCGCGCCGCGCATCCGGCAGATCGTGCCCGACGTGAACCCCACGGCGCTGGCGGTGTTCGACAACCTCCCGCGCGAGATCCACTGCCTCGTCATCGCCTTCTCGGACGAGCCGGGCGGCTATGCCTACGGGCAGGCCATCGCGGTGATCCGGTCCGAGCACCCGGACCTGCTGCGCCGCTCCTGCATCCACGAGGAGGTGGCGCAGGGCCTTGGCCTCGGCAACGACAGCCCCGAGGCGCGGCCCTCGATCTTCAACGACGATGACGAGTTTGCACTGCTCACCAGCATGGACGAGATGCTGCTGAAGATCCTCTACGACCCCCAGCTCAAACCCGGGATGGATGCCGCCACCGTGCGCCCCATCGTGCTGGATCTTGCCGCGCAGATGACCGGCGGCCTCGGACCGAGCTGA